The following nucleotide sequence is from Amblyraja radiata isolate CabotCenter1 chromosome 22, sAmbRad1.1.pri, whole genome shotgun sequence.
cagatgcctgttttactggagattccgatttgttgttctgtggaataaatgtcgtggaaacttgcagcaggtaattgtatttagtgggaaaagcattaaaaaggctgaagaaagtgctgcgaagtggattaaagtgcaagaaagccttgaaagcaaagtccctgctgaggtcctggaacacaaagatttagacagccagggaccaactctaactgaaaggtaagatctaaagtctgactttatgaaaatctatctgtatggagtttaattaatttaattgcacccttttataatgtgaataaattcattcattcattcacttacttcattcattcatgaagttgagggcctaaactatatgtatccaaaacacagtaaattaaacattgtcactgatgccagcctgttgtagagtaataagtctttaacagctaatctcggagctgcctgcgaaaatttaccgggaaaaagtgctccgatcgcgggacataggtactcgcggtaaagtgaagccgcggtctcaattaataagcggccgattcgcgaacgctgagtcgcggatcatctccgcgggcgggcgggggagggggaggctgtacatagtgccgtctgcagCGGCCGTTCTCAGACCCCCGACAACGGggaaaaaacggagggatatctgaCCATTTAtgactgcaatggaagcctataaatagcgatcgatatccctccgtttttctcccgttgtcggggtctgaaacgaccgctacagacggcactatgtacagccctgcccgcccgcggagatgatcagcGGCtcagcgttcgcgaatcggccgcttattaattgagaccgcgacttcactttaccgcgagtacctatgtcccgcgatcggagcactttttcccggtaagttttcgcaggcagctccgagattagctgttaaagacttattactctacaacaggctggcatcagTGACAATGTTTGATTTACTGTGTtgtggatacatatagtttaggccctcaacttcatgaatgaatgaagtaagtgaatgaatgaatgaatttattcacattataaaagggtgcaattaaattaattaaactccatacagatagattttcataaattcagactttagatcttacctttcagttagagttggtccctggctgtctaaatctttgtgttccaggacctcagcagggactttgctttcaaggctttcttgcactttaatccacttcgcagcactttcttcagcctttttaatgcttttcccactaaatacaattacctgctgcaagtttccacgacatttattccacagaacaacacatcggaatctccagtaaaacaggcatctgtgaagccccctcagccatgttgtgtgctagcctgaaacaaagcgcgtgattggccaactggcagacaactcaatgttaaacgtgctttgattggactaaaaattccCGAAatttttccgttttttctctaatttaattaaaatgtggaagtcttcttcatatcgagtttcaggggtgatttatataaatatttttacacaatatgtgaaaatttcatgtagtttggtgacttgggtcacgaaatcccatttctagacacatttttgatgctcggcccacagcctaatagaACGTGATTTTGTTGTTAGAGCCATTTAATATTTAACTTCTAGAATCGTGCAGTGTTGATAATGAGTATTGTGCCACAGCAGTGTTGTAAAAAGCAGTGTTGTAGCTATTCAGATCAAacacgtttttttttaaattaataatgtAACTTTTTTTATTTACAGTATTTCTGCTGTCGGGAAATATTGAAAATGATATTCCAGCTGTTGGAGGAGATACTGAAAATGAATATTTTTGTTATATTTCTCAACAGTTATTGCAGTACTTTGATTTTTTGTCACTGTACTCATGATGTTGTGGGCTTTAAATGAGAAACCACATGGGAAAAGAGATGGTCATAAATGTGTACAATTTGTTACAAGTTGCAGAAGTTCGTAGGAATGCAGATTGCTGCTAAGTTAACCTGTTGGGCATATTCTTCACCTCAAAAACAGAAATCCAAGTTcattgatttttattttcaataatgGTTGATGTACTTATTATGTGTACTTATTACAGTTGGTTCAGTTTCCGCAAATTTATTGACCAGGTACCAGTTGTTTTGTACTTCATTTTATAGTTTGTTAATAAAATGTATTGATTCTCTTTGCAGACCAGTTTATATTTGGTGTTCTTCACTTTATCACCCAGTTCTGCATCTTTGTCCTTTCAAAATGGCAGACCTATAGAGTTAAATTTCAATCCTTTAAATCATTGAAACGTTTTGATGCAAGAGGTCATTCAGCATTGCTCCCAGTCTTAATTTCTGTTTTACCATGGCTATGGTAAAACAGAAATTACCTCTCGTCGCACCTCCCCTTctcataatctgacaccattaaaataataatctgccttattattcttcccaccaaagtggataacctcatttatccacattatactgcatctgctcactcacccaacctatccaagtcaccctgcagcctcatagcatcctcctcgcagctcacactgccacccagcattgtgtcatccgcaaacttggaggtgttacatttaattcctttgcccaaatcattaatatttattgtaaataacgggggtcccagcactgagccttgctgcaccccactaatcactgcatgccattctgaaaaggacccattaattcctattctttgcttcctgtctgccaagcagttctctatccatgtcaatatcctacccccaataccatgtgctctaattttgcacactaatctcttgtgtgggaccttgtcaaaggctttctgaaagtccaaatgcaCCACATTCATTGGCTCCCCCTTATTcattctatttgttacatcctcaaaagattccagaagattagtcaagcatgatttccccttcataaatcgatgctgtcttggaccgatcctgtcactgttttCCCAATGCGCTGCTGTAacattaataatcgactcaagcaccttcccaactaccgatgtaaggctagctggtctataggaatgggtgatattttgcttgggtggtttacatcccagcagtatgaacattgactaatctaattttagatagcccttgctttctccctccttccccctcccacttcccagttctcccacaagtcctactgtctccgcctacttcctttcttttcccctccccccgacatcagtctgaagaagggtctcaacccaaaacgtcggcaattccttctctccatagatgctgcctcaccggctgagtttcaccagcattttttgtctaccttttggtCTCTAATTTCGtttactctctccctcctttctttaaaaagtgggcttacattagctaccctccagtccacaggaattgACCCagggtctatagaacattggaaaatgatcagcaatgcatccacgatttttagGGCCACCTcctcaagtactctgggatgcagaccagcaGGCGctgtggatttatctgccttcagtcccgacAGTTTACCGAACACCGTTTCCTGACtactgtggatttccttcagggtgaccttcagttcctccctccctccagatcTTCGGTCTATCTAGTATTTCTGGGGGATTgtttgtcttcctcagtgaagacagaactaaagtacttgtttaactggtctgccatatccttgtttcccattataaattcaactgtttctgactgtaggggagttacatttgtctttactaatcagtttttatattccccgcgagTTTTTCATGCTCTTtcattcccccttccccctcttaattaacccctttgtccacctctgttgaattctaaatttctcccaatcctccaattcgctgcttcctctcgccaatttatatgcctcttccttggatttaacactacccCTAATTTCCCTCGTAAGTcatggttgagccgccttccctgttCTATTttatcgccagacagggatgaacaattgttgtaattcatccatgttATCTTTAAATCGTTGCCATTGCATTTCCACCGTTAACCCTTTAAGtaacatttgccagtctatcctggcCAATTCCCGTCAACACTatctaaagtgtttggcaaccgggagatcgcgtaggccaaggcggactgagcgaaggtgttcagcgaaacgagggcccagtctgcacttggtcttgccgatgtgtaAGAAGTTGCTAGATAgctacaagctggagtaactcagtgggtccaacagcatctctggagaaagggaataggtgacgtttcgggtcaagacccttcttcacactgagagtcaggggaaagggagactagagatatggaagggtaagttgTGAAAAGGGCAGATCAAACCAGACGATGAttaagaaatgtagaatggttcattgttggctcggGGAAAGGTCACAACGATGCACCCTTCGTCAGGGTAGTCAGGGAAAagtaaaacgagagatatagacgatgtagaaagataaagaacactgaatgaaagatatgcaaaaaagtaactttaataaaggaatcaggccattgtaagctgttgttggataaaaacgagaagctagtgtgacttgagtgggagagggatagagagagagggaatgccggggctatctgaagtgagagaaatcaatattcataccactgggctgtaagctgcccaagtgaaatatgagatgctgttcctctaatttgcgtttagcctcactctgacgatggaggagaacgaggacagaaaggtctgtgtaggagaattaaagtgtttagcaaccgggagattcagattcagattcaattttaattgtcactgtcagtgtacagtacagagacaacgaaatgcatttagcatctccctggaagagcgacatagcaaatgatttgaataaataataataagtgtccggggggggggtgattggcagtcaccgaggtactcaTCAGTTGCCTGGGCATTgggagacaattaaacacttggcgCATGTTGCTCCAGTCCAGGGTAACGCTCGCTCCCCCCTCCAGCGCGTCACTTCCCGCCACCGTGATTGACGTGCGAGCGCATGAATCGCGCCGCGTCCTCCGGTGACGGGCGGCGCGGACCGGATGTCCCGCCCCCCGCTGCCATGTGGTGAGTGAGCGGGCGGCCGCGGACAACATGAAGTCCCCAAAGGTGAAGAAGGAGAAGCTGGACGGCGTGATGGAGCCAGAACCCGAGCCTGAGAAAACATATGAGGACTTGGTGGCGAATGTCAATGCGATTGCGCAGCCGCTGGCATCGAGGAAACTGAGCAAGAAGCTGTACAAATGCGTGAAGAAAGGTGAGGATCGggggcggcagggcggcagggcaGGCCAGGGGGGTGCGGGGGCGAGGATGCTGGGGTGTAGGGGTCGGGTTGGGGAAGTCTGGCGAGAGCTGAGTGGATCTGGGATTGGGTGCATCTGGGGAGCcagagtttggggggggggggtgaggagcagGATTTGGAGTCGGCCGAGGAGTGAGATTGTGGGGATGCGGGACATTTGAGCAGTGAGTGTTTGTTAAGGAATGGAAATTATTGCGGCTATGATGGGAGAGATCTGccatgaatgtgtaggaaggaactgcagttgctggtttgcaccgaagatagacacaaatagctggagtaactcagcaggtctggcagcatctctggagaaaaggaataggtctgtGATTGGTGGGCTttatagtatgggtgtcagaggttatggggagaaggcaagacaatgggtttaggagggagagatagatcagccatgattgaatggcagagtagacttgataggccgaatggtctaattctgctcctgtcacttatgaccttatgaaccagGGTTTGACATTGATGAAATCTAGTGGGAAGAAAGTTTGAGTATGGGGAACAAGGTAAGGGAGGTGGTGTGGGGAGATGGGGATGAGAGCAGTGTctggatgatgggcagatgatgCAGGTGCCGAAGCTGGGTGAGAGACAGCAGTGTGTAGAGGGAAAGAAGGATGTATGTGAGAGGATAAGGATGGATGGAGGAACTGGGGGAGGGCctaggttacctgaaattggagaattcaatattcataccatcagATTATAGTCTACcgaggcagaatatgaggtgttcctcTGGCTTGCATTTGGCCTCATTCGGGCAAGGACAAATAGGTCATTATGGGGAAGggaattaaaaagtcaatttaattttgcaggtactgcctgacctgctgagttcccccaacagcttgtatttttgctcaagattccagcatttgtattTGTCCCCCTCTTTCAAATTTAGCTTTTCAGAAATAATTGGCATTTGTAGTGCTTGTTTATTCTACCTGTTGAAAGAAAAGTAGCTGCTGATCCAATGTAATGGATTTATATGTGAAACTATTCCAAGGGATATGGAAGTATGCGAGAGGTAGGATTATTGTCTGTTATATTGCCATTCCAAGATCTTTAGCCACATCTACTTCCATTTAATTTTCACTTCATTTTAGCTGCAAAAGTGAAGCAAATACGCCGAGGAGTGAAGGAAGTCCAGAAATTCATCAACAAGGGTGAAAAAGGGTGAGGATAAAGTTGAGTATGTTCACTAATGCACATTCCTTTGCAATTCAGCAGTGGCCCTTGGGATTTGTTGACTTCCAATTTCCATAGCACTTTTTATTCTATCTGTTCCTCCCTTTTTCTGAATCTTTGATTCTTGAGCATATTTGGGAGGTTATTTGTTGTCCCACTTgtggaaaacaaaacaaagtatGTGTTTAATTGTTCTGGCTTTTCTCTGTCTCCAATTATAATGCCCTCGGTTTCTGACAGTAGGGGACATTGATCTTTATGTCTTCACATATTTTACTGTTAATTTTTACGTTCCCAGCAAGCTTACTGTCATATTCCATCTCTTACCTTTTATTCAACCTTTATGACTTCCTTTACTGAATTCTAAACCGCTTCCAGTACACAGGCCTGATGTTTACTTTGTGGCAATTTGATGTGCCGCTTTTTTGGATTTATACTTTTGCAAATGTCTTTTGTAAGCCACAAAGAGTCTTCTTTCCTGACTCAAGTGTGCCCAAATAGTTTACTTTCTTCTAATATTAACATTGCCTATTCTCCATCAACCCATTTTGTAAAGTACCCAATTGTAGCCAATCTGTATTTCATACCCTGCTAATTTCTTTAGTTCAGATTCTATCACTTCATCTTTGTAAATAATTATTTTATGTTACAGTCAATCTTTTCTAAATGACCAAACACAACAAGATCGTTATTTTTTTCTTGCTTATTGCACCATACCCAGTCATTGATACATAATTCTCTGGTTGGTTTCTCAATGTATTAGTCTGCAAAGCCATCACATCAAAGCCATCTGCAAGAATTTCTCCTTCACAGTGTTATTGCTAATTTAGTTTAATACATCTATACATGGATTAaagtcagccatgattacattagtACCCTTTGTGTACATCAtcgatttaatgtttaattccagaGAGTTTAGTCACATGTTTTTGAGACAATAACCTCTACCTCAATGTTATCAAGATTACAGAGTTATTGAcctctggaagagaggtggaataTATGCCACAatgagcatcaatggtgctgaaaggGAAATGGTTGAAAACTTTGAGCataagcaatttgtcctggaacaatcacattgaagctatggccaagaaagcacaccaacgcctctcctTCCGAAGACGACGGAAGTTTGGCATATCTCCAAAGACTTTTATCAATTTCCACAGTTCCATCGTAAAAAGCATCTGATCGCAatgcatcactgcttggtttggCAGTAGCTCTGCTCAAGACTGCAAAAAAATTGAAGTATGTTATGGAcatggcccagaccatcacgtagACAATCTCCCCACCATCTAttcaatctacacttcatgctgcctcaggaaagcagccaacattcaAGTATTCaagagatatagctcttagggcaaagttGAGTCTGTGCTCACTAATGCACattgatatagggagaaagcaggaacggggtactgattttggatgatcagccatgatcatatcgaatggcggtgctggctcgaagggccgaatgacctactcctgcacctattttctatatttctaacatAACCAAAGATAATCTTCGCACCAGCCAATCGCTCTTCTCACTTTCCCGTCAGGCAggaaatacaaaagcttgaaagcccactcaccaggttcaggaacagtttcttctgtACTGATATCAGACTACCAAGCAGTCCTCTCATAATCTAGTGTAGACACGATCTTACAACCTACTTCATTGCAGACCGTGAACCTTTTCTTTGTAACTGAAATGGTACaatgctgtaacattatattgttCTAGTTATAGAtaatatattctgcattctgatatttttctctttgcactacctgttatacttgtgtgtggcttgattgtactcaatagtgtgatttgactggacagcatgcaaataaaacttttcactgtacctcggtacaaatgacaataatacgCCAATAGATTCCGTTTAGATTCTACATCGTGATTTTGCAAGCCAGGACTTGTCAATGCATTGATTTCCTTCTTAACAAACGTTATCACATCTTTCACTTTTTCTCTGTCTTGCTGAGTATTGAAAACTGAATGTTTAATTCTCATCCATGGTCACCATGCAGCCGTGTCTCTATAATAGAAACCATATATTTTGTTAATATATTCTTTATCGCCAGTGCTCTGCACATTAAGgcccagtgcctttcaacttgccTACTTTACATTATTAGTACTCCAAGCATATTTTTACGCTCTGGTCCTATTTGTCCTTCACCATTGTTTTCTTCGCCTTTCATTTTTGCTTCCGTTTTGTATTTAACATCTCTCATTCTCCCTTGCCTCGCTCCTGCTCAAGTATCGTTGATGTGCCACGGTGGCTTATCATCATTATCACTCATAACAAGCAATTGTAGCGGGATACACTTTCAATTCCTATGGTTTTCATAGATACTGAAAATGTCCCATTTGCCACAGAGTGTAGGAAAAGCTTTCAATGGGTCAGAACCCTCCTGCCATGAATTAACTTTAACTTGCCATAACTTAAATTGATGGAACTGTTTAAACTACTGAGTTGCAAGTGGCAACACTTGCTGAAATTCCCAGCAAAAGATATTGTTGGAAAGGCTTGGTGGGTTGCACAGCACCTACAGAAACAAAAGATGGTCAATGTTTCAGGCATCAGGTCTGAGTGTAGAGGGAAATTAGCCTGCATATGTGGGAGAGAGGAGTGAAACAGGCTGATAGATGATCGGTGGAACCTGACTGGGCACGAATGAATGACGATGAGTAGATTTAGCCAGGTTGGGGAATGGGAGTATTGAGAAAGAAGCTGGTAGGTGACAGATGGGAATAAATAAGGGAGGGATGGTGAACAGATGAAACCATATGGAGAAAGGTATAGGAAAGATGAACCAAAGGAGAAGACACAAAGAACGGTGTGAGGGTGATGGAAACGGTGATCAAAGGGGGAGAGAACCCTGGATGGACTGATGGGATTGGGAAAGGAACACGTGAACGAGCTATCTGAAATTGTGAACTAAGAGTTCATTCCATTGGTCTATCGGCTGCacaaatggaatatgaggtgccgttctccGAGTGGAACAACGTCTTGCTTGCAAAATAATCAAAATTTCTTTCACTGGTTCACTGGTAATTCATAAGATGCATATTGTAACTGTATATTATTTGAGTTTTATACAGTACATAACATAGTACTTTTACCCATACCTGGGCATACCTGTTAAAAATCCAGCAGAAGGAATAAAATGTCATTTTGAGAAAACTTTCTTTCTGCTCATTTTATTGAATGGTATTCTGCTTATACTGTATTTTTCTGCCTGCAGGATAGTTGTATTAGCTGGTGATACAATGCCAATTGATGTTTATAGCCACCTTCCAGTTTTGTGTGAAGATAACAGCCTTCCGTATGCTTACATCCCTTCCAAAATGGTAAGATATTTTTCTATAATACAAACATATTGATACTTTCAACAAGAGAACATACAGAAATCCTTGCAAATGACTGGGTAATAACTGGAAAACCAGCCCCAGCCGGATTAGATGAAGTCAACAAATCAAATAataaataggaaggaactgcagatgctggtttaaaccaaatatagaatATTGTAAGttggaaataaaaaaataatattagatAAAGCTGTTTGGTGTTCCTTCAACTTTCAGTAGGATTGTTCAACATGAATTAGGTGTACCTTGGCTTAGGTGTACCTTATTTCTTGCATGCTTAGATGCTGAATAAAACTGGAATGCAAATTATTGTTGGAAATCAAGAACTTTTATTTAGTCAATTGCAACGCTAATACTGATGTATTCTGATTATCAGATGAGGTAGCCAGTGCTGTGCTGTTATGTTTCCAGAGGTGACTGGATTATTGTTTAAATGATATTTGTGTTTTTGTGTAGGATTTGGGAGCTGCTGCAGGAACCAAACGACCAACGTGTGCAATATTGATCAAACCTCATGACGAGTATAAGGAATCATACGCTGAATGCTTAGATGAAGTGCAATCACTGCCCCAACCTGTATGAAGAAATGTTTCAGCAATATTACAGTCTTTACTACTTACATTGACATTGAATGCATTCTTAGTAGTGCACAGGAAGAATTTGTAATATGACATTTTTTTTCTGTCAGTGCCAGCTGCAGAATTATTTTCAATGttaattttatatatttgaaaAATGTACAGATGTTATTTGGTTTGTCTTTTTTGGAAATCTAATTGCCTAGCAAATTAATTTTCTTTCTAGCATATTGATTTTCTACTTTTGTTTAATTTGAGATAATATCCCGGGGTCATTATCCCAGGGACAATTTGAGACAATATCCCGGGGTCATTTTTGGATTTGGTTGATGAGATTGTGTTTATCCCCTAATCACATCAGCAATTAGAATCAATCTTAATGATAAGATCTTAACAGAAATTTAGGCGAGCTAACAGTGCTTGACAAGGCGGATTCATGTCCATGGCAAGCTTGTTCCTCTTAAAAACTGTGAcattgttttagacaatagacaatagatgcaggagcaggccatttggccattcaatgtgatcatggctgatcatccccaattagtaccccgttcctgccttctctccatatcccctgactccgctatttttaagagccctatctagctctctcttgaaagtatccagagaacctgcctcaaccgccctctgaggaaaataattccacagactcaccactctgagaaaaagtgtttcctcgtctccgttctaaatggcttactccttaattcttaaactgtggcccctggttctggactcccccaacatcgggaacatgtttcctgcctctagtgtgtccaagcccttaacaatcttatatttcaatgagatacctctcatccttctaaactccagagtgtacaagcccagctgctccattctctcagcatatgacagtcccgccatcccgggaattaaccttgtaaaccttcctccaattaggggaccaaaactgcacacaatactccaggtgtggtctcactagggctctgtacaactgcagaaggacctctttgctcctatattcgattcctcttataaaggccaacatgccattcgctttcttcactgcctgctttgttTTCATTTTCGGCGCAAGATCAATAACTAATATAAGATGGAATGAACACATTAGAGCCCTCACATTGACCCCTGTTTTTAGATGGAATAGCACATAGACTTTAAGTCACTTAATTGATATCAGTGGCTATTTATCTTGGCTATGATGTTTGGAAATGTCTTTAATAAAAGAACCTGAATAATATTTGTTCTCATTTTCAGCCAATGTGTAATTAAATTAATCATTGGTTTATTTCATTTAAGCTACATTCTGTAAATAATTTTTATTCCTTGGATTGCATTCCAATAAAGTATTGGAAATGGGATGGCAACAAAACTAAGTTCAGAGATTTTCATGGgcatattttattttagttaaaAGACACTGTGGCGCTGTATGGTGGACTTGATATTTGTCCAACAATGGTAGTACCTGTACCATCAACAAATTTAATggtggtgtaggaaagaactgcagat
It contains:
- the nhp2 gene encoding H/ACA ribonucleoprotein complex subunit 2; amino-acid sequence: MKSPKVKKEKLDGVMEPEPEPEKTYEDLVANVNAIAQPLASRKLSKKLYKCVKKAAKVKQIRRGVKEVQKFINKGEKGIVVLAGDTMPIDVYSHLPVLCEDNSLPYAYIPSKMDLGAAAGTKRPTCAILIKPHDEYKESYAECLDEVQSLPQPV